From Salminus brasiliensis chromosome 12, fSalBra1.hap2, whole genome shotgun sequence:
GCCAGCCAGGCCTTAGCTTAACATGAATTTACAGTGACTCAAAGTAGGCTCATACTCATACACACAGCCTATGACTCCTTTTCACTAAATAGGTGGATTGGGGCCATGTGACCTTTGACCTTTAGAAAACAGTGATCAAATGTTTATTTGCAATTACAAtgataatatcattattattaatacatgtcAACAAAGGCTACAACTCTTCTTTCTGAACCACAGAATGCCCTCAAATCTCCATAAATTATAATTGGTTGGGGACACAAAAACAATGGCACTCCACTACTCCCTAAATAGTGCACTACGTGAGTGTAGAAGCCATTATTATATGCACTCTGTAGGGAGTAGTGAGCTGCTTGGGAATTGGACAGTGTAATTCCGGTTCCAATGTCATTGCTTTTCTGAGATTACTGAACTATTGGCCAACGAACGGCAAACAAACTTCAGTTAAGACGCGGACACACTAGGTTTCTGTTGGCGTTTTTATGCGAGCGAAATTAGCTACATTCATTTGTCGTTTCGGTAACTTACGGAAAATATATTTCGTGAACAAACACTAATTAGCCAACTACACACGCCACCCGGCTCTAAAACCCAGAAGATACGCTGCTGGTAGCTTGGTTTAAGCACGACCGTTTGTCCCTCACTTGTTCCAATTGCACACGAGTCCGTATTATCGTATTACAGCCACCTAGCCATCGCGCTACTCTCCaagttaagataagatagtcctttattagtcccgcagtggggaaattctcatgtgaaagttagctagctagcctctCGGTTACACGAGTAGCTGGGACACAAATCACCCAAGTCAACCACGACAGTTAACATAAATAAAGCTATATACACCGTTCATACTAAACCTTGGCTGCCTCGAGTGAGTTTGTATTTATCTGGCAACTATATACGCACTGGCCTGTGTTATTGTTTGTGCTAACCGagatagctaacatgctaatcgCTAACTTTGCGTACTTTTAATTCATACTACAACTCAGCAGGCGGTACTGTTCCGTGGTCAATAGGAAATGGCACCCCATAATTAGGCCCATGTTTGTGTTTGCTGTTTATGCCAGCTAGCTGCGTTAGCCACGCTGCTAATCGCTAAACTGGCTCCAAGTGCAACTCCACACATAGATCCAGCAACGGCAGTTATACATCgatttgctgtgactgggtgtaAAACATTGCTCTCGGCACAATGGAGTTTTCGAGTAATCGAGTTTTAACGTTAACGTTATCGTACTAACGGCACCACAACAGAGCTGAGCACACGCCCATTCCACGAAGCGACGCAAACTATAATGAAAAAAGGACGACGtttcacatggacatgtatgaacattaaaagtagcTAACATTTCTCTTAACACCACACATACCTAGGTCAGCTGTTGACTCAATATTGATGGCTGTTCACATATGCGCCTTGGTCTCACATACAACCAAGTAAGTCCAAACACTACATCACGCTATTCTAACTATGCAACCACACACTGAGATCACAGCTCTAAATGAGCCAATACATGGCACATTTGTCAATAGGCTGAACTTGTAGTTCATCGTTGGAATTGTGGTCATTGATCTTAACACTACAATATAAAGACACTGTGTCCACAAagacttttaaataaaaaaagaacaaacacacatcaattgAATGGTTGAATCTATAAAACACGATCCTTCCTCTATCAACACATATTGCTCAAACACATATAACCAGTACAGggtatgtatttgtgtttgtatcTGTCAGAATGAATAGGCCCTCAAAGTTTACATCAAGCATGCCATATGTTTACAAATGACAGTTGCGTGCACGcacgcaagcacacacacacacacacacacacgccccacttatatatatttaccattTAGATTCCCCAGGTTTATGGTATACATATTCGAATAACAGTCATATGTGCAGACAAGCACAGAGGGGGTAAAAGTTGCTTTATGCAGAGGCCTTAGAAATATGatgaatgaagtgtggataccatctggtggtcagaatatgaatctgcaggtccaagttacatttattttcagatatagttacatttattttcagatatattccttttgggggttttttattactttttgttgtacatttactggggctgaaatgacctaatgtaagctgattcaaacaatgaaacatacaataacacacagaaacatgacatgacatctaaatagatgtaaacatttgaaccctgactaagatcattaagctatagctttggatcaataaagctaagtgaatatactgagaatcagtttcACTATACCAAtgttctgtgttacatggggacagaatctctactgcggtttacaaacactgacatgacctttgcagtcctttgtccagttagtacccacactgttaacactgacacaggccattagaaaagatctttaccaatgtgaagttcaaggcataggttgtagcaaattaatacaaccgtgctaaaatgtttaaaaacagcacttgactagccttaatacttggcacatgtgtcaataggcagaacttgtagtaaggcatcatgggtagtgtagtcccatgtaatctaatacactacaagttaaagacacagtgtccacagagacatttgaagaaagaaagaacaaacacgagtataatgaatggtatattttgcctataagggaaaagcccctaatgaggccaactaaagctacacgtgtttaccatttgtatccctcaggtttccgctatacatcttctaataactgtcatatttgccagattagacaaacgcagagggagtgaaagttgctttatacaaaggcatatagacatatgatgcagttaatggaagagaaagaaggatggaaagaaactgcggtaagcaaagtaagtgcagagctcatgatgaagtcagggtgagtggaagcagtttggctagacctaccccttaggcttctgatggggtttcagtgctaggccttaagtCGATGTAGTCGCAGAAAGTGAATGGAGTGTGtttgccatctggtggtcaaaataTGAATCTGCAAAATGTAACGTAAAGAATCTGTTTTTGGTCCACAAAGTCATTTAAAGAAGCACCTGTCAAACTTCTCCCAGAGTAATGTGCCTTGGAAACGAAATGGGATGTgatctattcatttatttattttttgtagtgACAAGCTAAGGGGCCATTCATAACTTTGCATCCTAATAATATGTCAAATCTCCTGAGTATCTATGCGGTTTAAGAAATGGTTTGACTAAAAGGGTCATCAACGAGGTATCAAGGTAATATCTATCATTCTGTCCTACTTTGTCATTAGCATATTGTTCCAAACAAAATCTAACCCCTAACGAAAATCACCCCACAAGAcgtatatttacttttttagatGTACTGGTGCAGTTAAATATAAATAGCTTTGTAGACTTACTGGCgttcacaaccatctgtcatgtgtaaaatgtgcaatatacacatacatacacgtaGATATCCACATTGTTAACGTTTGCATTTgcctagtttgaccacacgatggcatccacgctccattcatgACAGGTGTCCGAGGCCCCAAAACACCGGTGTCGTTTGTAATAGGACAATTCCAAAAGCCTTCCTATAAACTACATAGAAGCGCACTACTCTACTCAAGTGTCAAAGGATTCTACTCTCTATTAGATAGCCGGGTGCCTCCCAGACACGACAAATACTTCACCCGGTATTCATTGCCGGTATTCATTGTGCAAAACgcacaaatataaaataaaaagacaaataacaataataataataataaatcgttccctagGCTTCTCTGAAGGGTAAATGTAATTTGCGCTATGGGTTACACTTGAAGGGTTACACTTCTAGACAAATTAAATAGGTGAGGGGAAACGTGAATTTTGGTTCAGTTTTATGGATtttataaaaccaagcacaaaCAATGGAGCCATCATCTCCATTGTAACTCCATCTCCAAAATTTTTGCATATGTCTGAAACTTAAGTACCCAAAATCAAGCtctaaatatttatgtatatactcacactgtatgtacacacaaaTAGGGCTCTCAAACCGTGCTTGCAGTATAGTTTCAACACACGGTgacatccacgctccatccatggaCAAATTCCGTTTGCATTAAGTCAAAACCTTTCTACACACTACATAGAAGTGTACTGCTTTACTGAAGTGTCAGTGGCTATTTTTTTTCTACGGGGTTGAATGAAATTCGAACTGTACTGTTAGGATGATGTTGTCTCAACCAGtaaacatgtatttaaaaaaaaaatactaataaaaagtgaaatatgtattaataaatacGGCAATTTTAATGTGAAACGTAGTACGAAATAACAATATTGTCAATAGTGTCTCAATATCGATATCGTTTTTGATTTTGGGGGGCGGGGGTCCCACTGATTTCGGCAAATAGAAAAATGACGGGAAAAAGGGTACCTTACAATATGAAATGCCCTGCATCGACAGAATTAGTTTTGACCAAAACAAATGGCTACATTTCCCCAATACGTGCTGACCTGGGCGGCGTAAACGCCTTTGCTGCTGCCCTTAACCAACGATACAGCCACTGTTGGTCTCGCTGCGCAGCTCTCTCGGCCTTACGGAATTGAGATGCGCGCGTCCTAATAGCTGTAAGGTATATAAAGACAACACAAGAGTGAGGCGGACATTTGCTGTTTCGCCACGGACACAggtaggtggctcttaaaagagccgttgggtatttcaggtaaacgtcaaagcgctctgtttaagcgcgctctccgcgaatacggcgggccagctggatgtctttaggcatgatggtgactctcttggcgtggatagcgcacaggttagtATCTTCAAATAGACCCACCAAGTATGCCTCGCTAGCCTCCTGCAGGGCCATGACGGCGGAGCTCTGGAAGCGGAGATCGGTCTTGAAATCCTGAGCGATCTCACGCACTAGCCGCTGGAAGGGTAGCTTGCGGATCAGCAGCTCCGTCGACTTCTGGTAGCGGCGGATCTCCCGCAGAGCCACGGTGCCGGGCCTGTAACGGTGAGGCTTCTTTACGCCGCCGGTGGCGGGGGCGCTCTTGCGGGCAGCCTTGGTGGCGAGCTGCTTCCTCGGGGCCTTGCCACCGGTGGATTTACGGGCTGTTtgcttggttcttgccatcgcgttgaactctgctctcctcagcgggtaaagaaagagaatgagctGTTGCTTGCTTCACATGGCTTTTAAGCGTTCGAGCCGCTCGCCGCTCATTGGGCGTCCTAAAGGTGTCCGTTACCCATTGGGCGGCCGGCAAAACGTCGGTGACACGCTATTGGGCGTCTTCTTTTCAAAACGAAAAATACAGCCCACTAATAGTGGCTATaataatacacatatatacacacacacatatatatatatatatataaataaatataatatgtgCGTTGGACTCAGTACGTTAAATATATGAAAACAAATCACACATTGGCAATTGTTACAAAAATTGTACTACAGTAACACGGGAGGAGAATAGAAAAATAGAGGGCAGCCTGTTTATCAATAACTCCGGCCGTATGAAGCTACCATTCTTGGAAGTCACATTAAGAATATATGGTGGGTGTTTAAGGAACAGcactttttttaagaaaaaatgggtggctcttaaaagagcctttgTGTATGGACAAATCAACTGAGAGCGCCAATTTACTTAGTCTTAACGGTCTTCTCGGTCTTCTTGGGCAGCAGTACAGCCTGAATGTTGGGAAGCACACCACCCTGGGCGATAGTGACTCCTCcgagcagtttgttcagctcctcgtcgttacgaacagccagctgcaGGTGACGGGGAATGATACGGGTCTTCTTGTTGTCGCGGGCGGCGTTGCCAGCCAACTCGAGAATCTCAGCGGTGAGATATTCCAGGACGGCGGCCAAGTAGACGGGAGCGCCGGCGCCGACTCGCTCAGCATAGTTGCCTTTGCGCAGGAGCCTGTGCACACGGCCAACAGGGAACTGCAATCCGGCGCGGGACGAGCGAGTCTTGGCCTTGGCCCTAGCTTTACCGCCGGTTTTACCCCTTCCACTCATGATTCGCGTCAGTCGAGTTCGTTGAACGCAGCTGAAATAAACACGGCGAGCGACCGACGCCGTTGATATAGCTAAAACGCCTGCGTTcctattggctaaaagctaGACACACCAACAGCCAATCGCATATCCGCCGTCAGACTCTAGCGTCCTCCCACCTCTGCTCGCTTTGCAACccgaccccctcctcctctcgtgctgtgtgtctggttgagcgagagcgagagagagaaagaaagaaaacggtGTAaagaaagaacacacacacacacacactcatgcccAGTGTTTCCTTTCCCGCTCAAATAAAACACGTACGGCCATAAAGTACTCTGATCATAGAAGGAAAGCAAAGTCAAACCCGAAAATATGTACACTATTGTAAATAGAGCTATTTTATGGGATAGTTACTGCTGTTCTTCTTCCGGCTTaacgttttttgtttgttttttgattcATTTTGCAGTAACAAGGAAAATAAAGCTGTTTGAGATGAAACTGtggggtggctcttaaaagagccgttgtaGAGGGAAACAAGACATAAAATGTAAAGGGCGTGACTGTTTACTTCTTAGGGGCAGCCTTTTTCGCCTTCGCCGCTTTGGGCTTAGCTGCTTTAGGCTTGACCGCTTTGGCTTTCTTTGGGCTCTTGGTCGCCTTTTTGGGAGGCAccggcttcttggccttcttggggcttttcgctgccttcttagcggccgcgacgggcttcttggccttcttgggggatttcttagccgcagtgggtttcttggctgctaccttcttgggcttcttggccgcggctggtttcttggcggccggcttcttagctttaggtgccggcttcttggcggccggcttcttcttAGCCTCGGTCTGCTTCTTGTTAAGCTTGAAAGAGCCCGACGCGCCGGTGCCTTTGGTCTGCACCAGAGTGCCCTTGGTGACGAGGCTCTTGACGGCGAGCTTAACGCGTGAGTTGTTCTTCTCGACGTCGTAGCCGCCGGCAGCCAGGGCTTTCTTCAgggcggcgagagacacgccgcTCCTCTCCTTGGACGCAGAGACGGCCTTGACGATGAGCTCGCCAACGCTGGGGCCGGCTTTCTTGGGGCGGGCGGCGGCCTTCTTCTTGGGGGCCTTGGCGGGCGCCGAggcggctggggctggagcgacttctgccattgttctgctttgctgagagctggagtgagcacaaactgctgcagcgttCTGTGGAACCTCCGGCTGCAGCGAGGGGGGCGGCCCTTAAAAGTCACATGAGAACGTTGTGGACTCAACTCGCCCGTGCAGCCGTGCCGCAACGAAAGACtcgcacttgtgttttctctcggcgTTTGTCGAGCGAAATATGAGCGAAAGCCCACTCTGGCGATCGTGGAAATGCTCTATCGTCTCCGAAAGGCTCCATCGTGTGTAGAGAAGGCGGGAAGGGCAGCGAAACGACGCCGCTTTTCGCACGGCGCACACCAAAGCGTGCCGCGCTGCCGGCGTGCGGAACGGGCGACGGCGCATTTGACGTGCTAATCGGTGGAAAACGGCGTCAAAATGTGTTGCGAGCTGGGCGAGCCTTGTCCGGAGCGATAGAGGAGAGCCTCGGTGAGAGCGTGTTGGGAATCCGATGTATGGGTGCGTTGTTTTGCTCGTCGTGCGGGGCGCCCTTGAGAGgtgtgtaaagcacagtgttgccATGTGTGCGTTGTGACTCCCGCAGTATGACTCTCACCGTCGATGCGTCTTTGTCACCAGGGCTCCCACACTCGGAACGACTCTCCCCGTGACAATCGACCTTAAAACATAATGGAAAAGAATAAAGTCCTCTCTCCGACCCTTATATTAAATAAGCCCAAACTCATTCTAACCCTAATACAAAATCACCACTTTCTTCTCTCTAACCatcaaatgaaataaccccatccttcctccaaccatagTACAAAATAACCCCAATCTCATTCTTACACAGATACAAAAGAACACATTCCTCCTTCTAACCCTAAAACAAAACCGTTCCAAccatctaaccctaatctaaaaaaaaaaaaataaataaaatccatCTACAATAACACCTCCTCTCTCTAATCCCAAGATGAAATAACCCAATTCCTTCTTATCCGTAATACAAAAAACCCTCCCTAATTCTTGCACTAATACAAAACAAATCCATTCTCATTCTAACCCTAACATGAAATAACTCTTAATAACTCTCAATCTCATTCTTACCCTAATACAAATTAATCCCATCCCTCCAGTAACACAACTCAAGTTAATTTGTTAAACTCTCACTCAGCCCATATTATGctatgaccattctacttagttATACATTCATCAGTGGGTCATGGCCTTGTGTATCTACTGTTGCTTGCTGTCACTGAATCATAAGGCTGACCACATGTCTGCGCTAAACATACTTTCACTGACCTACTTTTCTCATGGTAAAGCCCGAGGCCCAGCTACAAACCCATATTTACTTACTTTACCTTCATCATTTTGCCTTGCTTCCAACCTATACACCAGCACCTACTTTTGCTCACTCAAAACTCACCATAGACCTAAGACTTGGACTAACTTCATCCttttgtgacccaaccaaaAAGCCCCAATACAATATAACTCCATACTCCTAACCCTAAAACAAAATCTTCCTCCTAGCcctaataaaagaaataataaaagaaaacccCAACCTCAGTCTAACCCAAACACAATAACTCAATCTGCACTATAAccctaatataaaaaaaacaatcttaTTCTATGCTTAATGAAAAAGCACGTACTCTCTCTAACCCTAATACAAATTTTGCATCCATCTGCAACCTGCATCCTCACTTTAATGACAATACCAActaacctcaacacaaaacaacCCTATTCTCATTCTTACCCCAACAGATTTTTTTAGAACTTTAATTTGACCCATTTTAAGCTGTCTTAGTTTTACATTTATCAGTAGGCCAAGGCCTTGTGTGCATCTACTGTTGCTTGCCCTCACTGAATCATAAGGCTGACGGCTGATGTTGAAATTTAATTTTAcggaaccttcctttgtatctttAGGCTAAGGCCCAACTCACagccactttaactcaatccaccttcatcataaacctgaagCCCAGCTACAAACCTAttatttacttactctaccttCCTCAAGCCGGCCTTGCTCTCAACCACTGTATCAAAAGCCTAGCTCTAGACCTACTTTTGCTCACTCATATCTCACTCAAAGACTTTGACCAACTTTTGTAACCCAACCAAAAAGCTTGTGGAGGTCACTTATTTtcctcttccccccccccccaacaagtCAGCCCCCAATAAGGCCTTATTACATCCACCAGACCAGCCTCTAGTTTTAAGAGGCACCTTTCATTACCAAGATCAAGTGTGTAATATTATGGATGAACCCTACACTCTTCCACACCTGTAATGCTGATCATTTCAAGCCCACTTCATATGGTTAGTATGGCACAGTATAATAGTTTGCTATTCTGCCACTTAATCCTagtacacactacaccaattaaATGCCAACAAACAAGAATAAATCTATTGACTTACATATGCATACATCCTTATATAATTGAAACAATTACTTCTACACCAAAGGCTGTACTCTCTGGAAGTAACATACAGACGTAAATTGAGGGCTTACCATCTGTGACTTGGTTCTCTCGCGTAAAAACTGCTCTTTGGTGGAAAacgtgggtggctcttaaaagagccgttgggttttGATTATGCCGCGAACACTGTTTACTTGGAGCTGGTGTACTTGGTCACGGCTTTTGTGCCCTCGGACACGGCGTGCTTGGCCAACTCACCGGGAAGTAGCAGACGCACAGCGGTCTGGATCTCCCTGGAGGTGATAGTAGAACGCTTGTTGTAGTGAGCCAAACGAGAAGACTCACCGGCGATACGCTCGAAGATGTCGTTCACGAACGAGTTCATGATGCCCATCGCTTTGGAGGAGATACCAGTGTCTGGGtggacctgcttcagcaccttatACACGTAGATAGCATAGCTTTccttcctggactttctgcgcttCTTGCCTCCTTTCCCGGCCGTCTTGGTCACGGCTTTCTTAGATCCCTTCTTCGGGGCGGACTTGGCTGGCTCAGGCATTCTGCTCGTCGTCGAATAAGACTGAAGAATGAGGGGGAGGTGACAAGCTCCAACATTATTTAGACTCTAACATTCTAATTAGACGAGTTTCCGCCTCCAGAATGCCGTCAAACGACCATTGGACAACAGTTGAATGCTCGCTTCTTCTCAACCCTCCGTTCCCGTctctccaccccctccctctctcttgcctCCCTACACCCgcttccccctccccctcccctcagCAGCATTCTCTTTGTTCGCCTACCCGCGCATTTTTACCCGCTGTGCAGACggtacaattatttttttgccacacCGGCGTTGACGGCGACATTCTGATTTTATTCAAACGTATAGTTCtgatttaattatatttatattataaatatttaatatttatatttattattattatacacagaaatataatgtttaTTCCTTCTGAAGATTAACTTCTTAACACAGAGCGGCCGGGAGTTCCATGATCATCACTGacttatttgcaaataaacaaacaaataagggACGCAGACGGCTCAATGTTTATATAAGGTTTTTAACACGTACAGTTCTGAATTCTAAAACAACGCACACGGGGGAAAATGGAAAAAGTAAGTATATCATTAGATCACTTTTTATTCCTCATGCAGGTTAACTACTTAAGTGTCCTggagatattttcattttttcaaattttcattcaCTTATTGACTACcgtatttaaaacaaacaaactaacatGAAAAACAATCTCTTTTGTTGGAtctgtgggtggctcttaaaagagccgttgtgtTTAAGATTTGTTTAAGCCGAGCGTTTAACCTCCGAAGCCGTATAGAGTGCGTCCCTGGCGCTTCAGGGCGTACACCACATCCATAGCGGTGACGGTCTTTCTTTTAGCATGCTCGGTGTACGTGACTGCGTCCCTGATCACGTTCTCCAGGAACACTTTGAGCACACCGCGGGTCTCCTCGTAGATCAGACCGGAGATACGCTTGACGCCACCACGACGAGCCAGACGACGAATAGCCGGCTTAgtgataccctggatgttatcgCGAAGCACTTTACGATGACGCTTGGCGCCTCCTTTTCCAAGACCTTTGCCTCCCTTGCCTCTGCCAGAcattctctctgcttcttttcCCAGTCGACGAGAAGAGAATAAACGAAGCTGCAGCACCCGAGGCACGCCTGTTATACCGCTCTATAGGACCTAGTTGAAAACAAGAGTGACGTCACACTATATTAGCTCCGTCTCATCTTCTAGACGCTGTACAGGAAAACAAGTGTTCTGTACCTACGTGACTAGACCACTCAAACATCGCATATATATAGGCACTGAGTGGGTAGCCACACAAAATAGAGTCAACTAGCTGAATTGTCTTTTGTTTCAGTTCGCTCTGGATGTACACATGTTCACAATTCAAAGTGCTCTATTTAGATAGTTTTAATGTGGATTTCATTAACACATAAGATGGTCATGTTGTTCATGTAACATGTGGTGTATTGCAACTTGGGGGGCAATCTGATAAGCCAAACAATAATAGCATCACTTTCCAATGTATTTGCAGCATGTCTTCCTTCTACTGCTTGCAGTTTTACAGTCTGGCCACACAATGGCATCCAGGCTCCACCGAGGGGGAGAGTCCATAGATTcagaagtcaagtcaaatttatttgtacagtgctttacataattagtcattagtaaaagacagagacaaataaataacgtaagacatgaaggatcaaagacccccagtgagcatgCCAAACTAACAAgggagacccatcctcctctggtcagaactatttataaattactgataaaagttaccaaaccatctatactgttgaactgctctgatcacaatcataatatattaaccATGGTGTAACAGGAACAAACAACGGTTGCTACATAATATTGCAACACACACTGGATCATGCCTTTCCTTCACTGTGAATCCTTTAACTCCTCATGATTCAACTTTGTAAACTTTGTAAAGTCAAGCAGGTCTGAAAGCTAGGCTGTTCAGTTATAATTAGGAGTCATAATAACTTCAGAAATAGCTAGGTCTAATGATGAAGTCattcataaatacatacataaataaattccAGTGACTTAAGCCAGCCAGGCCTTAGCTTAACATGAATTTACAGTGACTCAAAGTAGGCTCATACTCATACACACAGCCTATGACTCCTTTTCACTAAATAGAAGTGGATAGGGGCCATGTGACCTTTGACCTTTAGAAAACAGTGATCAAATGTTTATTTGCAATTACAAtgataatatcattattattaatacatgtcAACAAAGGCTACAACTCTTCTTTCTGAACCACAGAATGCCCTCAAATCTCCATAAATTATAATTGGTTGGGGACACAAAAACAATGGCACTCCACTACTCCCTAAATAGTGCACTACGTGAGTGTAGAAGCCATTATTATATGCACTCTGTAGGGAGTAGTGAGCTGCTTGGGAATTGGACAGTGTAATTCCGGTTCCAATGTCATTGCTTTTCTGAGATTACTGAACTATTGGCCAACGAACGGCAAACAAACTTCAGTTAAGACGCGGACACACTAGGTTTCTGTTGGCGTTTTTTTGCGAGCGAAATTAGCTACATTCATTTGTCGTTTCGGTAACTTACGGAAAATATATTTCGTGAACAAACACTAATTAGCCAACTACACACGCCACCCGGCTCTAAAACCCAGAAGATACGCTGCTGGTAGCTTGGTTTAAGCACGACCGTTTGTCCCTCACTTGTTCCAATTGCACACGAGTCCGTATTATCGTATTACAGCCACCTAGCCATCGCGCTACTCTCCaagttaagataagatagtcctttattagtcccgcagtggggaaattctcatgtgaaagttagctagctagcctctCGGTTACACGAGTAGCTGGGACACAAATCACCCAAGTCAACCACGACAGTTAACATAAATAAAGCTATATACACCGTTCATACTAAACCTTGGCTGCCTCGAGTGAGTTTGTATTTATCTGGCAACTATATACGCACTGGCCTGTGTTATTGTTTGTGCTAACCGagatagctaacatgctaatcgCTAACTTTGCGTACTTTTAATTCATACTACAACTCAGCAGGCGGTACTGTTCCGTGGTCAATAGGAAATTGCACCCCATAATTAGGCCCATGTTTGTGTTTGCTGTTTATGCCAGCTAGCTGCGTTAGCCACGCTGCTAATCGCTAAACTGGCTCCAAGTGCAACTCCACACATAGATCCAGCAACGGCAGTTATACATCgatttgctgtgactgggtgtaAAACATTGCTCTCGGCACAATGGAGTTTTCGAGTAATCGAGTTTTAACGTTAACGTTATCGTACTAACGGCACCACAACAGAGCTGAGCACACGCCCATTCCACGAAGCGACGCAaactgtaatgaaaaaaggacGACGtttcacatggacatgtatgaacattaaaagtagcTAACATTTCTCTTAACACCACACATACCTAGGTCAGCTGTTGACTCAATATTGATGGCTGTTCACATATGCGCCTTGGTCTCACATACAACCAAGTAAGTCCAAACACTACATCACGCTAT
This genomic window contains:
- the LOC140574286 gene encoding histone H3; the encoded protein is MARTKQTARKSTGGKAPRKQLATKAARKSAPATGGVKKPHRYRPGTVALREIRRYQKSTELLIRKLPFQRLVREIAQDFKTDLRFQSSAVMALQEASEAYLVGLFEDTNLCAIHAKRVTIMPKDIQLARRIRGERA
- the LOC140574153 gene encoding uncharacterized protein yields the protein MSGRGKTGGKARAKAKTRSSRAGLQFPVGRVHRLLRKGNYAERVGAGAPVYLAAVLEYLTAEILELAGNAARDNKKTRIIPRHLQLAVRNDEELNKLLGGVTIAQGGVLPNIQAVLLPKKTEKTVKTNCVQRTRLTRIMSGRGKTGGKARAKAKTRSSRAGLQFPVGRVHRLLRKGNYAERVGAGAPVYLAAVLEYLTAEILELAGNAARDNKKTRIIPRHLQLAVRNDEELNKLLGGVTIAQGGVLPNIQAVLLPKKTEKTVKTK
- the LOC140573698 gene encoding histone H1-like, with amino-acid sequence MAEVAPAPAASAPAKAPKKKAAARPKKAGPSVGELIVKAVSASKERSGVSLAALKKALAAGGYDVEKNNSRVKLAVKSLVTKGTLVQTKGTGASGSFKLNKKQTEAKKKPAAKKPAPKAKKPAAKKPAAAKKPKKVAAKKPTAAKKSPKKAKKPVAAAKKAAKSPKKAKKPVPPKKATKSPKKAKAVKPKAAKPKAAKAKKAAPKK
- the LOC140574312 gene encoding histone H2B — its product is MPEPAKSAPKKGSKKAVTKTAGKGGKKRRKSRKESYAIYVYKVLKQVHPDTGISSKAMGIMNSFVNDIFERIAGESSRLAHYNKRSTITSREIQTAVRLLLPGELAKHAVSEGTKAVTKYTSSK
- the LOC140574402 gene encoding histone H4 — protein: MSGRGKGGKGLGKGGAKRHRKVLRDNIQGITKPAIRRLARRGGVKRISGLIYEETRGVLKVFLENVIRDAVTYTEHAKRKTVTAMDVVYALKRQGRTLYGFGG